From a single Silene latifolia isolate original U9 population chromosome 6, ASM4854445v1, whole genome shotgun sequence genomic region:
- the LOC141658572 gene encoding uncharacterized protein LOC141658572, giving the protein MRMSNDIKNVLIWSVSTSLKNRCISLNAYEIFTRMTTMFSQTPKVRQYEAAARFFEAKLERGQKIGPHVLKIVEHVDTLERLGCAIPKTLVVDRILHSLPTKFAHFRVNYNMNNMDKSYHELHALLTQAERDMEASGSEKEDVLSMRLKNISLGVKKGKGNEQTPFKKKFTRQEKGKGKAIEYSNPKEKKDQTGAECFHCNGKGHWRRNCSKYAEDIKVGRVTPIGFKGRAKPNKRRGRSTHGKRSKSSGRFHGNLCALIT; this is encoded by the exons ATGAGGATGTcaaatgatatcaagaatgtgttgatatggtctgTGTCCACCTCTCTCAAGAATCGATGCATTTCACTGAATGcatacgagatattcactcgtatgacaacgatgttttcacaaacaccgaaAGTCCGTCAATATGAAGCGGCGGCACGCTTTTTTGAAGCAAAGCTTGAGAGAGGACAGAAAATTGGTCCTCATGTACTTAAGATAGTGGAACATGTGGACaccctagagcgtctagggtgtgcTATTCcaaagactcttgtggtggatcggatcctccactcactccccaccaagtttgcccatttTAGGGTGAACTACAATATGAACAACATGGATAAGTCATATCATGAGCTTCATGCTCTTCTCACCCAAGctgagagggatatggaagctagtgggagtgaaaaggaaGATGTTCTTTCAATGAGATTGAAGAATATTTCTCTAGGAGTCAAGAAGGGCAAAGGAAATGAACAAACCCCATTCAAAAAGAAATTTACTAGGCAAGAAAAGGGCAAGGGAAAAGCTATAGAGTATAGCAATCCCAAAGAAAAGAAAGATCAAACCGGGGCCGAATGCTTTCATTGCAATGGCAAAGGCCATTGGAGAAGAAATTGCTCCAAATATGCAGAGGATATCAAAGTCGGGCGTGTGACGCCAATAG ggtttaagggacgtgcgaaGCCTAACAAAAGGAGAGGTCGATCTACGCATGGGAAACGGAGCaagagtagcggccgtttccaTGGGAACTTATGTGCTCTCATTACCTAG
- the LOC141658571 gene encoding uncharacterized protein LOC141658571 yields MATSSTPSTAPLGKDSWLRSMMDKCTLKTDGSNFVEWEQTIKSAALSDNVITYLTDAPPIEPTARATPAVRTAYDNYMRMSNDIKNVLIWSVSTSLKNRCISLNAYEIFTRMTTMFSQTPKVRQYEAAARFFEAKLERGQKIGPHVLKMVEHVDTLERLGCAIPKTLVVDRILHSLPTKFAHFRVNYNMNNMDKSYHELHALLTQAERDMEASGSEKGDVLSMRLKNISLGVKKGKGNEQTPFKKKFTRQEKGKGKAIEYNNPKEKKDQTGAECFHCNGEGHWRRNCSKYAEDIKVGRVTPIGFKGRAKPNKRRGRSTHGKRSKSSGRFHGNLCALIT; encoded by the exons ATGGCAACATCATCGACTCCTTCAACTGCTCCATTAGGCAAAGACTCATGGCTGAGGTCCATGATGGACAAATGTACCCTGAAAACAGATGGTAGTAACTTTGTTGAATGGGAACAAACCATTAAGAGTGCTGCATTATCCGATAATGTGATCACTTATTTAACCGATGCCCCTCCTATTGAGCCCACGGCTAGGGCTACACCAGCGGTGAGGACCGCTTATGATAACTACATGAGGATGTcaaatgatatcaagaatgtgttgatatggtctgTGTCCACCTCTCTCAAGAATCGATGCATTTCACTGAATGcatacgagatattcactcgtatgacaacgatgttttcacaaacaccgaaAGTCCGTCAATATGAAGCGGCGGCACGCTTTTTTGAAGCAAAGCTTGAGAGAGGACAGAAAATTGGTCCTCATGTACTTAAGATGGTGGAACATGTGGACaccctagagcgtctagggtgtgcTATTCcaaagactcttgtggtggatcggatcctccactcactccccaccaagtttgcccatttTAGGGTGAACTACAATATGAACAACATGGATAAGTCATATCATGAGCTTCATGCTCTTCTCACCCAAGctgagagggatatggaagctagtgggagtgaaaagggagatgttctTTCAATGAGATTGAAGAATATTTCTCTAGGAGTCAAGAAGGGCAAAGGAAATGAACAAACCCCATTCAAAAAGAAATTTACTAGGCAAGAAAAGGGCAAGGGAAAAGCTATAGAGTATAACAATCCCAAAGAAAAGAAAGATCAAACCGGGGCCGAATGCTTTCATTGCAATGGCGAAGGCCATTGGAGAAGAAATTGCTCCAAATATGCAGAGGATATCAAAGTCGGGCGTGTGACGCCAATAG ggtttaagggacgtgcgaaGCCTAACAAAAGGAGAGGTCGATCTACGCATGGGAAACGGAGCaagagtagcggccgtttccaTGGGAACTTATGTGCTCTCATTACCTAG
- the LOC141586291 gene encoding UMP-CMP kinase 3-like, protein MGTVSDAHNEESGKKVTVVFVLGGPGSGKGTQCANIVQHFGYTHLCAGDLLRAEIKSGSENGTMIQTIIKEGKIVPSEVTVGLLQQAMEECGNDKFLIDGFPRNIENREAWEAVTGIEPEFVLFFDCPEEEMLRRLLGRNQGREDDNIETIKKRFQVYMESSLPVIEYYDAKGKVRKIDAAKPVEDVFEDVKAAFNSITDKVAP, encoded by the exons ATGGGAACTGTTAGTGATGCTCACAATGAG GAGTCTGGCAAGAAGGTGactgttgtttttgttttgg GAGGGCCCGGCAGTGGGAAGGGTACACAGTGTGCAAATATCGTGCAACACTTTGGATACACCCATCTTTGCGCTGGTGACCTTTTGCGAGCAGAAATTAAATCTGGTTCCGAAAATGG AACTATGATCCAAACTATCATTAAGGAGGGAAAGATTGTGCCTTCTGAGGTTACTGTCGGGCTTCTCCAGCAAGCAATGGAGGAATGTGGAAATGATAAATTTCTTATTGATGGTTTCCCTCGCAATATTGAAAACCGTGAAGCCTGGGAAGCTGTT ACAGGAATTGAACCAGAGTTTGTTCTATTTTTCGATTGTCCAGAAGAAGAGATGTTGAGGCGTCTTTTGGGTAGAAACCAG GGTAGGGAGGATGATAATATTGAGACCATCAAAAAGCGGTTCCAAGTATACATGGAATCTAGTCTCCCCGTCATTGAGTACTACGACGCTAAGGGCAAGGTTAGAAAG ATTGATGCTGCGAAACCAGTCGAGGACGTATTTGAAGATGTTAAAGCGGCATTCAATTCAATCACAGATAAA GTTGCTCCATAG